The Lycium ferocissimum isolate CSIRO_LF1 chromosome 1, AGI_CSIRO_Lferr_CH_V1, whole genome shotgun sequence genome includes a region encoding these proteins:
- the LOC132057971 gene encoding CAX-interacting protein 4, whose amino-acid sequence MPATAGRVRMPANNRVHSSAALQTHGIWQSAIGYDPYAPSKDEDKKSSTQNTSSAADSENAYASFQGLLALARITGSNADETRGSCKTCGRVGHLTFQCRNFVTVKDDNKDAEAIEAAVLSGLGKIKGNGSKMKGKAENEESSEEEESESSDSDYDSEMERAIAEKFGKKVSRKLKSSSKKHKKKYSDYDDSDDESDSGKRKKRGRSKRRRSGKKKGHSDSEDDDEDKDRRKRRREKRRKRDDSSDDEEDRRRRRKSRKEKRRRRSHRHADSSDESSDESPPRHKRRSRRAAASDSDASNSDDARVGRDKKRSEKSRRKRRDDEE is encoded by the coding sequence ATGCCAGCCACAGCAGGTAGGGTTCGCATGCCCGCGAACAATAGGGTTCACAGTAGTGCAGCCCTACAGACGCATGGCATCTGGCAAAGTGCTATTGGTTATGACCCATATGCCCCTAGCAAGGATGAGGACAAGAAATCATCTACCCAGAATACATCGTCGGCTGCAGATTCGGAAAATGCTTATGCGAGCTTTCAGGGTTTGCTTGCACTTGCCCGAATCACGGGATCCAATGCTGATGAGACTCGTGGATCATGCAAGACATGTGGGCGGGTAGGCCACCTCACTTTTCAGTGTAGGAATTTCGTGACTGTGAAGGATGATAACAAGGATGCGGAGGCAATTGAAGCTGCCGTGTTGTCTGGATTAGGGAAGATTAAGGGGAACGGGTCTAAGATGAAGGGGAAAGCAGAAAATGAGGAGAGCAGTGAAGAAGAGGAGAGTGAGAGTTCTGATTCAGATTACGATTCCGAAATGGAGAGGGCAATTGCTGAGAAGTTTGGTAAGAAGGTGAGTAGGAAGTTGAAGTCATCATCTAAGAAGCACAAGAAGAAATATTCGGATTATGATGATTCTGATGACGAGTCAGACtctggaaaaaggaaaaagaggggTAGATCAAAGAGGAGGAGGAGTGGGAAGAAGAAGGGACACAGTGATTCggaggatgatgatgaagataaGGATCGCCGGAAGAGGAGGAGGGAGAAGAGGAGGAAACGGGATGACTCGTCAGATGACGAAGAGGATCGTCGGAGGAGGAGAAAAAGTAGGAAggagaagaggaggaggagaagtCACAGACATGCAGACAGTTCTGATGAATCAAGTGATGAATCTCCTCCAAGGCACAAGCGTAGGAGCAGGAGAGCAGCAGCATCTGATTCTGATGCCAGCAACTCTGATGATGCACGAGTTGGCAGGGACAAAAAACGTTCTGAGAAGAGCAGGAGGAAACGTCGTGATGATGAAGAATAG
- the LOC132066869 gene encoding uncharacterized protein LOC132066869, translated as MGAERRSKNIHDPRRIPNPPIAKSSKKIDAATVTKRKKTTDVVPASKGKQVVEAEAEEDQLPVKKQDPKFLVKFPPTHPIRYASYMNHNIKKDLEDKLTERQQQLFSKTIFGKYLQMQHCEVQGQLFRCLMVRELKKSTPDAFVIDINGTELTFSLFEFALMSGLKCYGEEIVFNEGKNGLLEKYFGGSKKSVKKMELNECFNDKNWGVDDDADQDALKIAVLYFIHNYILSGEKRNVVIPRLHFDLVDSGRYKDYTWGKEAFVDLIKSIHNKMDKPKQYYCLRGFPFAIQAWLYECCSNVDPDLAVRNGDRIPRILNWKTVDPTPSFNHLMTGMFKDDVSEVYAELKDLRKAMDAKFDKVFDLIKGHQTSEKV; from the exons ATGGGCGCCGAAAGGCGTTCCAAGAATATCCATGATCCTCGTAGAATTCCAAATCCACCAATTGCTAAATCGTCAAAGAAAATAGATGCGGCTACAGTGACGAAGAGGAAAAAAACTACTGATGTTGTTCCGGCCAGCAAGGGGAAACAAGTCGTAGAGGCTGAAGCAGAAGAAGATCAATTACCTGTGAAGAAACAG GACCCTAAATTCCTTGTTAAATTTCCTCCAACTCATCCTATACGATATGCTTCGTACATGAACCACAATATAAAAAAGGACTTGGAGGACAAACTTACAGAAAGACAGCAGCAGCTATTTTCTAAAACTATATTTGGAAAATACTTGCAGATGCAACATTGTGAAGTCCAAGGGCAGCTGTTCCGGTGTTTAATGGTCAGAGAGCTGAAGAAAAGCACACCTGATGCTTTTGTTATTGACATTAATGGGACTGAATTGACATTTTCTCTATTTGAATTTGCATTAATGTCCGGGTTAAAGTGTTATGGTGAAGAAATCGTTTTTAACGAGGGTAAAAATGGACTGTTGGAAAAATACTTTGGTGGTTCCAAAAAAAGCGTTAAAAAGATGGAGCTAAATGAGTGCTTCAATGACAAGAATTGGGGTGTAGATGATGATGCAGATCAAGACGCTTTAAAGATTGCGGTGCTGTATTTCATTCATAACTACATACTTTCAGGTGAGAAGAGGAACGTCGTAATTCCAAGACTTCATTTTGACCTGGTAGACAGTGGACGGTACAAAGACTACACATGGGGCAAGGAAGCATTTGTTGATTTGATTAAAAGCATTCACAATAAGATGGACAAGCCGAAACAGTATTACTGTCTTCGGGGCTTTCCATTTGCTATTCAAGCATGGTTATATGAGTGTTGTTCCAATGTGGACCCAGATTTAGCCGTAAGAAATGGAGACCGAATCCCCAGGATCTTAAATTGGAAGACAGTAGACCCAACACCATCATTTAACCACCTGATGACTGGGATGTTCAAGGATGACGTATCTGAG gTTTATGCTGAATTAAAGGATCTTCGCAAAGCCATGGATGCAAAATTCGACAAGGTTTTTGACCTTATCAAAGGGCATCAAACTTCTGAaaaggtttga